The Actinomycetota bacterium genome segment TGCCCGGTCCGCTCGGCCAGGATCTCGTTGATCCGCTCACGCAGGTACACGATGTTCTGAGCCTGGATCTCGATGTCGCGGGCCGAGCCGCGGGCGCCACCGAGCGGCTGGTGGATCATGATCCGGGCGTTCTCGGTCGCTGACCGCGTGCCGGTCCCGCTGGCGAGGATCACCGCTGCGGCGGACGCCGCCATCCCCACGCAACGGGTGTTCACCTTCGACCGCAGCAGTTGCATCGTGTCGAAGATCGCGAACAGCCCGCTGATGATCCCGCCGGGGGAGTTAACGTAGAGGGTGATGTCGTCTTTGCTCTCCGCGTCCAGTGCGAGCATCTGCGCGACCAGCGGATCGGCGTTGGTGTCCTCGAGCG includes the following:
- a CDS encoding ATP-dependent Clp protease proteolytic subunit codes for the protein MELDELTGINQQAFRKLFESRILYLKGPLEDTNADPLVAQMLALDAESKDDITLYVNSPGGIISGLFAIFDTMQLLRSKVNTRCVGMAASAAAVILASGTGTRSATENARIMIHQPLGGARGSARDIEIQAQNIVYLRERINEILAERTGQPVEKIREDTDRDFWLTAAEAREYGLIDQVVGKAEGPTGG